The nucleotide window TGTTTTATCATGCAGATAGCTTTAGCTGCCTTCGGTCAAATCATTCAACCGTTTGAAGCATAACCTTCTAATGGCCATAAATGATTACTTTATAGGTATGAAAGGTAGTGCTGGCTACCTGCTCATGGGCCACCTGGCAAAATAAAGGGTAATATATATTCACAACAACTCACTGACTTTTCCAGGAAACTCAGGCATTTGCAGGTCAGGTACCTTACAATTATAAAAAGATAGACCCCTGTGGAAACAGGGGTCGCAACCAAAACTAACTGCTTATGAGAAAATCTTTATTTAAACTAAATATTGTAAAAATTTATTTCTAACCAATGTTCAAGAACTATGCCATTTGTTAAAAAGGGTATCTTTTTTTCTTAAAGTGCGGGAAGTTGGCATTGTTTTAACATCTCTTGCATTTACCCATCGCTATAAATAGTAATCCGCTAATAGTTAATAAAGCTGCTGCCGCCCAATATCGTTTACGATCTCTCTGGCTTATTTGCATTCGCTGTTTTTGCTTGTGAATGTCGGTTACCTGCCTGATAAATTCGGAGGCATTGGCATCGTCATAAGCGCCATAGGCATCGATGAGAGTGCCTCTGTTACCATCTGCTGTACTGATCAGATACAGTATAGCACTATCTGCAGGATCGCTTTCTCCTTCAAACCGGTAAAAGTCATCTATACTTACTTCTAAAGGGTCATAGTACTGGTCTTTGCTGTCCCACAGCATACCATTAGGTTTTACATTGAAGTTGGCGGCATAACCTTTTTTTACCGCTTTATTGACCAGGTCGGACAATGTGGCCATTTTTTCGGACGAAGTATCTTCCTGCAGGTTACTTGTTTTTGTAGTCATAACGATGATTTTTTCGAGTCCTTTTTAATTGGTTATTGCGAAGTCAAAAATGCTGCCGTTTTAACATTGGCACATTAATTAAAACTTAAACTTATCCACCACCTGTTTCCGAGTGGGGCGCATCGACGGGTTTGGACTCCGGCGAACCTTTCTGGCGGAGCCAGATGGATAAAATAACTATGGAGGCAACGCTTAAAAATTCGCTTTGCCAGTTCTGAAAAGATTCAAACCAAAAGCCGCTGTCCCCGATATACTTAGCCCACGATGCGGGGGGCAGACCCTCTTCCAGCTGTTCTTCATTATGATTTTTCAAGCTACCATAAAAATGGAGCGCAAAGGATGCTAGGAATAAAACGGTAAATGAGATGCTTAATGAGCGGCTATACAGCCATAGCCACACGCCCCCTTTTTTTACGGGTGACGGAGCCCCTGGTTTCGCTTTTGGTTCGCGGTCTACTTCTTCTTCTTTATCGGGGTCTTTTGATTCGGACGAGCCTACCTGGAATAATTTTACGGTAAGCAGCACGTATAAGGCCATTTGTAAAAACTCGCTTTCCCAGTTTTCAAAGGTAGCCTGTATAAAATGACCGCTCTGTAAATAAGCCCAGGCGTTCAGTTGTGGTTCATCATTTAAGATCAGTTCATTGTTTTTGTCTGACCAGCCGGTTAAAAATTGCCCGGCCAGCGAAAACAGCATCAGCAAGAGTAAGGCGATGCTTAACCCGTTTCTTTTTAAAAAGGACTGTTTTGATGCCATATTTTAATGTTTCGTATTGGACAAAATAGTGGCCAGCCTTTGAATGGTGGTTTCGGCAAACTCCCATTGCGCAGCGGGGCCTTTAGTTTCAGGTACCAGTTTTTCATTCACCAGTAATTCGCCATTCCGGGTGATACTTACATAAGCGAATACCTCGTTAATACCTTCTTCCGGAACCGGGGTGGCAAAGCCGGTGATGCCGATACCGATCTGTGACCGGAAAAGGGTACAGGCGGACCGGGCGAGCTGTGTGCTGAGCTCGCTGCTTACTCCTTTTACTTTTTCCGCATATACGGGATCGGCATTTAAGTGGATGGCTTTCTGCGCAGAATTATAAACAGTAATGCCACCCTGGTAGATTTGCTGAGCCTCCTGTGCTGTGCTCAACATAAACTGTATAACACCCGAGGTGACACTTTCTGCCGCTGCTATGGTTTCTCCATTCTGAATACAGAAGTTTTTGATGAGTTCCAGTTGATCGCTGAGTTGTTTCGAAATAAGGTCGCTGTTCATAAAAAAGGGAAGACAATTTTAATACCAATTGGACTATGTTAAAGAAATGATGCAAATTTTTAAAGATGTCGGGCATAGATTTTGGCGGTATAACTGCAGTAATGTTGTCCGTAAACAATCATTAATTGAGCCAATGCCATCGTCCGTTATTGCCGGTTATAGTTATAATAAAGAAGAACAGGTACTACGCATCGTGTTTGTATCCGGGATGGTATACCTGTATAAAGGAGTACCGGCGTCTATATTCGAATCCTTCAAACGTTCGGGGAGTAAAGGCATTTATTTTAACCGGTTTATAAAGAATCAATATTCTTTCGAACGTGTTAATGATTAACATAAGGCTCACTATTGCGAATGGATATTATTACCGGAACAGCTGACTGCGGGAGATCTTAAGCGTACTCCAGCATGCAATGAATACCAGTTCAGCAAAGGCATCCAGCAGGTATACCCATTTTATCACACCTTGCAGGTAGTACCAGATGTCTATTACTGCCAATCCTAAGGCCGCTGATACTGCAATTAAACGGATCAGCCTGTAATCTGTATTATAGCAGGCGCCGTAAAGCAGGGCGAGCGCTACACACAGTATGAGAACACTTACTGTTTTTACCAGCCATAGGTCCTGCTTGGGGCCGGTAACCAGCATAAAGCTGTTAATGTGTACCAGCGACCAGATAGCGGTAAGCATATAATAAATAGCCTGTGCCCACAACAGATATAACATAAAGCGACTTCTTTTCATTTATTGAATGTTCGTTTGTTAACAGGAATACAATTAGCGTTCCGGATCGGCAGAACAGGATCGGTTGTAATGGTATGTGGCAAAGAATTTGGTTAGTACCTTTTTTAACCTTCTAAATATACTTACATGAAAGCAGCACTGATCAAAGGTCCCCGCAATATATCTTATGACACGGTTGATGATCCCACGATACAGGACGGCCGGGATATTATTTTGAAAGTAACCGCTACGGCAATCTGTGGATCCGACCTGCATTTATATAGCGGCGGTATACCGCAGGTGCGTCCTATGGTAATGGGCCATGAATTTATGGGCATCGTAGAGGAAGTAGGCAAAGGAGTAAATAACCTGAAGCGCGGAGACAGGGTAGTAGTGCCTTTCCCTGTAGCCTGTGGTCACTGCTTTTTTTGCCAGCACGATGTGCCGGGTAATTGTGAAAACAGTAATCCCGAACATTATGGTCCCGAAGGAGGGTTGGTGACAGAAAAGGGCGGCGGACTGTTTGGCTACAGTGATTTGTATGGCGGATATGACGGAGGTCAGGCCCAGTACGTACGGGTACCTTATGCGGATTATGGTCCACGAATTGTACCGGAAAATCTCACTGATGAACAGGTATTGTTTCTGACCGATATCTTTCCTACCGGTTATACCGGTGTGGATTGGGGTGAGTTAAAACCCGGTCAAACAGTAGCGATCTTTGGCGCCGGCCCGGTAGGCATCATGGCGGCTAAGAGCGCTATACTGCGCGATGCCGGTAAGGTAATTATTGTAGATACCTTACAGTACAGGCTCGACAAAGCGGCTCAGCTCACCGGTTGCCATACTATATTATGGGAAGATGGCGCTAAAGACGTAGTAGCAGAGATCCGGGATCTGACTGAAGGCAGGGGCGCGGATGTATGTATTGAGGCGGTAGGTTTTGAGCCTTCGAGAAATATACTGGAGAAGGCAAAAGCTGTTATCAATTTCGAAGCCGGATCAGTTAAAGTGCTGGAAGCCTGCATGAGTGCTGTGAGAAGAAGCGGGTATGTGTCGGTATTGGGTGTATATCCCACCACTTATGATAACTTTCCTATCGGACAGTTTTTCGATAAAGGTATTATTCTAAGAGGCGGACAGGCACCAGCCCATAAATACATTGACATGCTGATGGGGTATGTAGCTGAAGGTAAGGTGAAATTAGACGATATTATCACCCATCGGCTACCGCTTTCCCAGATTGCACATGGCTACGAAATTTTCAATAAAAAAGAAGATGATTGTGTGAAGGTGGTACTAGACCCCTGGAAATAAAAGTCAATCTTTGTGGAATTATTTACTCGCTTACAGTTATTGGTTGTGGAATTATCGAGTCAACTCTGTGTAAGGAGGTAGAATGCGCTACGCTAAGTTTATGAAATAGCCATGGCTTTATTCTTGTTATCTCTTATGCATACTTAAACCCTATTGATACATTTTATTATGGCAAAAACATCTGGTACTACAAAAAAAACAACCCGGTCTGCTTCAGCGGGCCTGTCTGCAGCAGCAGGCCTTACAGATTTGTTGAAGCAGCGGCTTCAAACTATTTATTGGGCTGAATCGGAGCTCGTAAAAACATTACCCCAACTGAAAGAGCAAAGCAACTCACAGGAGTTACAAGCCGCTATAACCGAGCATATTGCTCAAACACAAATGCATGTTACCCGGCTGGAAGAAGTATTTAATGCATTAAACGAAAAGGCAGGTGCAGTTAAGTGCGAAGGGTTACAGGGTATTTTAAAAGAAGGTGCGGTAACCATCAGCCGGGCTGAACAAGGACCGGTGCGTGATGCAGCAATCATCGGCGCCTGCCAGTTGGTAGAGCATTATGAAATAGCTTCCTACGGAACCCTGGCGGCTTACGCGAAAGTGCTGAATGAAAAGCAGGTGCTGGATCTGCTGCTGAAAACATTAACGGAGGAAAAGAAGTCTGATCAGATCTTATCAGGGATAGCAGATACGCATCTCAATGCTTCAGCGGCCGGGCAGGTATAAACTTCGTCATTTTTTTAATCAATAAAAAATCAAACACAGTATACATGGAAGACAATAATAAAAGCTATCATAATGGTAATGATCCCAAAGCCGAACAATTAAAAGCGTATACCAGTAATCACCAGGGTGAATACCTGAATACCAACCAGGGGTTAAAGATCAATGATGATCAAAATTCTTTAAAATCTGGCGAAAGGGGCGCTACCTTGCTTGAAGATTTTATCCTGCGTGAAAAGATCACGCATTTCGATCATGAGCGTATTCCTGAACGAATTGTACATGCAAGAGGGTCAGGGGCACATGGCTTTTTTGAATTGTATGAATCGCTCGAGCCCTATACAAAAGCTAAGTTATTTACTGATACGTCGGCAAAGACTCCGGTATTTGTAAGATTCTCTACTGTAGCCGGTTCCAGGGGCTCAACGGATCTGCCCAGGGATGTGAGGGGTTTTGCTGTTAAGTTTTATACGCAGGAAGGGAATTACGACCTGGTAGGTAACAATATGCCTGTTTTTTTTATACAGGACGCGTTGAAGTTTCCTGACCTGGTACATGCTGTTAAACCCGAACCTCATAACGAAATCCCACAGGCGGCATCAGCACATGATACTTTCTGGGATTTTATAGGACAAATGCCTGAAAGTATGCACATGATACAATGGTTGATGAGCGACAGGGCTATTCCGCGCAGTCTCAGGATGATGGAAGGTTTTGGCGTACATACCTTCCGTTTTATTAATGCTGAAAATAAGGCCAGCTTTGTAAAGTTTCATTGGAAACCCCTGCTGGGCGTACATTCTGTGGCATGGGACGAAGCACAACGTATTTCCGGTAAGAACAGCGATTTCCATAAGCAGGATCTTTGGGATGCTATTGATCAGGGACAGTATCCCGAGTGGGAGCTGGGTGTGCAGATAGTAACCGAAGAAGAGGAGCATAATTTTCCTTTTGACTTGCTGGATCCTACCAAGATCATTCCTGAAGAAATGGTACCGGTACGCAGGATCGGTAAAATGACCCTGAACCGCAACCCCGATAATTTCTTTGCAGAAACAGAGCAGATCGCTTTTCATCCGGGGCATATTATACCTGGTATCGATTTTACCAACGATCCTTTATTGCAGGGAAGATTGTTCTCCTATACTGATACACAGTTATCGCGTTTAGGAGGGCCTAATTTTCATGAAATACCTATTAACCGTTCTATTCCTGAAGTGCACAATCACCAGCGCGACGGCATGCACCGGATGCAGATTAATAAAGGAAAGGTGGCGTATAATCCGAACACTTTGGCTGGTGGCTGCCCCTTCCAGGCTAAGATGGCTGAAGGTGGCTTTCATTCTTATGAAGAACGCATTGATGCTAAAAAAGTAAGAGCGCGTAGTCGTAGCTTCTTCGATCATTTCAGCCAGGCTACCTTGTTTTATAACAGCCAGTCGGAGGCGGAGAAGCGCCATATTCAAAATGCTTTTTCTTTTGAGCTGGGAAAGGTAATGGTAGAAGGTATCAGGCAAAGAATTGTAGATATGCTGCTGGAAGTAGATGTGGACCTGGCCCATATCGTAGCCGCTAACCTGGGACTGCTGCCTAAGAAATTGCCGCAACCTGTTACCGGTAGTATCCCTGCGGATGGGGATCCGGAAGCGCATCATTCCTTTAAAGAAGAGTTGCCTGTAGCGGCGTCTGAAGCACTGAGCATGCAGAACACTATCAGGGATATCAGGACCCGCAGGATCGCGTTACTGGCGGCTGACGGGGTTACCGGTGAAGCTTTGGTACAGTTAAAAAGCGCCCTGGTAGAGGCCGGAGCTACCTGTAAGGTAATTGCGCCTAAACAGGGTTTTATCAGCAGCGATGACGGCGAACTGGTAAAGGTAGATGAGAGTTTCCTGATCACTTCGTCTGTTTTGTATGATGCAGTTTTCATAGCTGATCATTCGAATACTACACTGCTGGCGGATTGTAAAGATGCTTTGCATTTTGTGGCCGAAGCTTTCAAACATTGTAAAGCTATCGGGGCTACTGAAACCGGCAATTCCCTGTTACAAATTGCATTGCCCCAGGAGGCGATTCAAAGCGCAGGTGTCATAACCGACGGCAATACCGGGGCATTTATGGAAGCAGTAGCGCAGCATCGCTTTTGGGAGCGGGAAGAAACGCCTGTTGTAGCAGCCTAATGTTTTTATCATTTTAAATAAATCAATATTTTATATGTCGAAGTTAAAACCTAAAGAAGAAGTGAATCCGCCACAGGAACAACCCCGGCCCGGATCAGAAGAGCAGATGAAGCCGGTGCCGGAAACTGATCCGTTAAGTAAAGGCTCCGGCAAACTGCAATCTAAACGGGTGCTGATTACCGGTGGTGATAGTGGTATTGGAAAAGCGGTAGCCAAGCTATTTGCCAGCGAGGGTGCGCATATAGCACTTTGTTACCTGAACGAAGATGAAGATGCTGACCAGGCAAAGGCTGAGATCGAACATTGGGGTGTTAATTGTGTATTGATACCTGCCGATATCAGCAGGGAAGACAGTTGCAGGGAAGTAGTCAGGATTGCAGTAGAAAGCCTGGGCGGACTGGATATACTGGTAAATAACGCTGCCACGCAATGGGAGCAGGAAGATATAGCTAACATCTCCACGGAGCAATTATTAAAAACATTTTCCACCAATTTCTTCTCCTGTTTCTGGGTAAGCAAATATGCGCTTGAGCATCTACAGGAGGGGTCCTGCATCATCAATACAACTTCGGTTACAGCCTACCGGGGAAGTCCCACGTTAATGGACTATGCAGCTACCAAGGGGGCTATAGTTGCGTTTACCCGCAGTCTTGCCGGCAGCCTGGTGAAAAGGGGCATCCGGGTAAACGCAGTGGCGCCGGGTCCTATCTGGACACCCCTGATCGTTTCTTCTTTTGATGCAGAAAAAGTGTCGGAGTTTGGAAGTGATACGCCCATGAAGCGCCCGGGCCAGCCCAACGAGGTAGCGCCCAGTTACCTGTTCCTCGCATCTGAGGATAATAGTTATATGACCGGGCAGGTACTGCATCCAAACGGTGGTGAGATCATCAATGCGTGATAAGGTTGATAACTTGAATCGTTAATTAAAATTGAAGATCATGAATAGGGACGGAGCTTTACAAAGTGCCTGGCAACAGGAAATAAAAAAATTTGATACGCCTCCGGCTATCGCTGATGTATATGACGTGGCCATTATAGGAGCCGGTATTACCGGTATCACCTGTGCCGAAAAGCTGCAGGCGTCGAATCAGAATTGTATTGTGTTGGAGGCAGTCAATATAGGGCATGGTACCACCGGCGGCACTACCGCTCATCTGAATACTTTTTTTGATAGTAGTTATGATAAAGTCATCCGCGACTTTGGTAAGGATAATGCGCGGTTACTGGCGCAGGCCGCTAAGGAGGCTATAGCTACTATAAAAGCGAATGTGCAGAAGTATCAGATCGATTGTGATTTCGAAGAAAAAGAAGCATACCTGTTTGCTACAGATGAAAAACAGGCGAAGGAATTAGACGACCTATTCGAGGGGTCGCTGGAAGCAGGGATTGATATCAGCTGGTCCGACGCGCATACTTTTCCTATTCCTTTTGTAAAGCAGGCTAGGATTGGCGGGCAGGCGCAGTTTCACCCGGTAAAATATATACGAGCCCTGGCAGAGGCTTTTGTGAAAATGGGAGGAACTATCTTCGAAGACGTACGCGTACAGGATATTGAAGAAGCTGAAGATGAAGTATTGGTGCTTAATACTACCAAGGGGGTAATCCGTTGCCGGCATGCTGTTTATGCAACACATACGCCACCCGGCGTTAACCTGCTTCATTTCAGGTTGATACCCTGGCGTAGCTATGTAGTTGCAGTAAGGCTGAAAGAAGGTAACTATCCCGATGCGTTGGGCTACGATCTCCAGGATCCCTATCATTATTACCGTACCCATACCATTAATGGTGAGCAGTTACTAATAGCGGGAGGGAAGGATCATAAAACCGGCCACGAAGAAGATACAGAGCAGTTTTTCAGGGAATTAGAAGATCATGTACAGTTGCATTATGATATCGATTCGGTGGCCTATAGCTGGTCTTCGCAGTATTACGAACCGGTAGACGGGCTTCCTTATATTGGTCATTTACCGGGTGGATTTAAGGAAGTGTATGTGGCGGCAGGTTATAATGGAAACGGTATGATATTCGGTACGCTTGCAGGAACCATTCTTACTTCTTTGATCCATACGGGAGATCATAATTATAAAGAATTGTTTGATCCCTCAAGGGTCAAGCCTGTAGCAGGTTTTAGTAAGTTTGTGGAGCAGGGGGCTGATTTTATATCCAGCTTTATAAAAGATAAATTTTCTACCGAAAAGATCCGGTCCCTGGTTGAGTTAAATAATGACCAGGCCAAAGTGGTGAAATACGACGGCGAAGCTTACGCAATGTATAAAGACAATGGCGGACAATTACATGCCGTAAGCAGCACCTGCACGCATGTTCATTGCAATGTGGTTTGGAACAACGCGGAGAAAACCTGGGACTGCCCCTGTCATGGATCAAGGTTCAATATTAACGGGAAAGTACTGAATGCTCCGGCTGTAAAAGATCTCAGCCGGGTACATCTGGCCGAGCCAGATGAAACAGTTTAAAACCCTACCTGTCATAAAAATTCAGCGCGTAAATACCAGGCCCCCATTTTAAGCCTTCGATGATTTACCGTTATCTAAAGGAGCAGCCCGGCGCTCCTTTTTTAATGCATATAAGGCAAAAAGCTATTAACTTACATAAGGTATGAGCCTGGTTGAAGAATTTATCGGAAACCAGTTTATATACACTGATAAACGAAATTGACATTTAGAACCTTTAACCGATAAACAATATGAAAAAAAGAAAAGATCCAGGGCCTGCCCTGGAGCCCGTACTCGGCGAAAAGGAAAGGATCATCGTAGTAGGCGGTTCTGCCGGTGGTATTAATGCACTAAGAGCTTTTGTTAAGGGACTCGCAGCGGATTTTATTTCCCCTGTTTTCATTGCCTGGCATATGTCGCCGGATGCCAGCGGCATACTGCCCGAATTATTGAGTACCCTAACTTCATTAAAAGTAGCACATGCGCTCGATTATGAGCCGATAGCGCCGGGACGCATCTATGTAGCGCCGCCCGATCATCACCTGTTGGTGGAGCAGGGGCATGTACGGGTGACCCGTGGTCCTAAAGAGAACCGCTTCCGGCCGGCGATAGATCCTTTGTTTCGTTCTGCTGCCTATGCTTATAGAAACCGTGTCATTGGTGTGATTGTTTCCGGGGCGTTGGATGACGGAGTAGCAGGTCTTTGGACGATCAAAAATAATGGTGGTATCTCCATTGTACAGGATCCCGCCGATGCCGATATCCCTTCTATGCCACAAAATGCTTTACGGGAGGCTCCTATAGATCATTGTGTACCTGCTGCAGATTTTCCTGCCTTATTATTGAAGCTTACCCAACAAAGAATGCCGGCGAGAAAACCAAAAATGGAACAGGCGCCGCTGGGTTTGGAAAAGGATATTGCTGGAGAACTAAAGGGTGCTGGTATGAAAGCCTTTAGCCTGGGAGAATTAAGTCCCTTTTCGTGTCCGGAATGCCATGGCGTACTGGCCCGTATTAAAGAAGGAAGTGTTATTCGCTTTCGTTGTCATACAGGTCATGCTTATTCTGCAGATACATTATTGTCGGGTCTGACAGAACAAATCGAACAGGAGTTGTACAGCGCTATGCGTGGGATGGAAGAAAGTATTTTGTTGCTGAATCATATGGGCGATCATTATGCAGAGGATAATGAGCCTGCAAAAGCCGCTTTCTGCTTCAGGAAAGCGAAAGAAGCGGAAGAACGTTCGCAACAGGTGCGTAATATTATCAACACCCAGGAGGCGCTTACCAGAGAGCGTATCACAGAAGCATTGAGTGTAGGGGAAAACAAAACGGCGTAATAAACCAGGTTCTGAACAGTTGGTTTTATATTGCGCATAAATAACCAATCATATTTAATTAAGCAGCATGGTAAATCCTCTCAACAGGCAGGAAGATAGTGATAAGACGGGCAGTAATAAGGGGTCGGATTCCTTTTTGGCAGTAGTGCTGGGCGCTGCAGCAGGAGGGCCCGACGCCCTGCTTGATTTTTTCAGGCATACGGCACCCGGTGATGCCTGTTATTTAATAGTAGCGCATCTGGACGCCGATGAAATTACTGCCCTGGCTCAATCTATAAAAATTGCAAGTTCTTTATCCGTAACATTGGCTAAAGGAAAGATCGGATTTGTTCCTAATCATATTTACATTTTTTCGCACCTGGATGGCTGGCGGCTGGAGGAAGACTTCCTGGTAGTAACACCCGAGTCTGCAAAAGAGCTGAACCCGATCGATCGTTTGATGGAACAGGTGGGATCCTTCTTCGGAATGAATGCTATTGGGGTGATCCTTTCAGGTAAAGGCTCCGATGGCGCTATGGGTATACGAAGCATTAAAAAAAGTGGCGGGGTTATTTTTGCGCAAAACCCAAGAGAGGCTAAAGAGAGTGAGATGTGTCGCAACGCTATCATCACAGAGTGTGTAGATGAAATACTATCTGCCGGCGAAATACCGGCCAGGATACATGCCATTAAAAAAGGTAACACACAGGTACAGGAACAGGCCGTTCCGGTAGCAGCTACCGAGCGGCAACAGCAGGCACTGGAGCAAATCTTCAACGAAATCATACACCATACGGGCCACGATTTTACCAACTATAAGAAACCTACCTTATTGCGCCGGATTGAGCGACGTCTTGCTGTACACCAATTGCCTGACCTGCCGGCCTACGCCGCCTTTATAGCAGATCACCCGGAAGAAGTAACTGCTCTTGTGAATGATCTGCTCATATCGGTTACCAGCTTTTTCAGGGATGCTAAAGCATTTGAAACCCTCGAACAGGAGGTGTTGCCGATGCTTTTGAAGTTGAAGAAAAAAGAA belongs to Niabella yanshanensis and includes:
- a CDS encoding KTSC domain-containing protein translates to MPSSVIAGYSYNKEEQVLRIVFVSGMVYLYKGVPASIFESFKRSGSKGIYFNRFIKNQYSFERVND
- a CDS encoding chemotaxis protein CheB, whose amino-acid sequence is MKKRKDPGPALEPVLGEKERIIVVGGSAGGINALRAFVKGLAADFISPVFIAWHMSPDASGILPELLSTLTSLKVAHALDYEPIAPGRIYVAPPDHHLLVEQGHVRVTRGPKENRFRPAIDPLFRSAAYAYRNRVIGVIVSGALDDGVAGLWTIKNNGGISIVQDPADADIPSMPQNALREAPIDHCVPAADFPALLLKLTQQRMPARKPKMEQAPLGLEKDIAGELKGAGMKAFSLGELSPFSCPECHGVLARIKEGSVIRFRCHTGHAYSADTLLSGLTEQIEQELYSAMRGMEESILLLNHMGDHYAEDNEPAKAAFCFRKAKEAEERSQQVRNIINTQEALTRERITEALSVGENKTA
- a CDS encoding FAD-dependent oxidoreductase — encoded protein: MNRDGALQSAWQQEIKKFDTPPAIADVYDVAIIGAGITGITCAEKLQASNQNCIVLEAVNIGHGTTGGTTAHLNTFFDSSYDKVIRDFGKDNARLLAQAAKEAIATIKANVQKYQIDCDFEEKEAYLFATDEKQAKELDDLFEGSLEAGIDISWSDAHTFPIPFVKQARIGGQAQFHPVKYIRALAEAFVKMGGTIFEDVRVQDIEEAEDEVLVLNTTKGVIRCRHAVYATHTPPGVNLLHFRLIPWRSYVVAVRLKEGNYPDALGYDLQDPYHYYRTHTINGEQLLIAGGKDHKTGHEEDTEQFFRELEDHVQLHYDIDSVAYSWSSQYYEPVDGLPYIGHLPGGFKEVYVAAGYNGNGMIFGTLAGTILTSLIHTGDHNYKELFDPSRVKPVAGFSKFVEQGADFISSFIKDKFSTEKIRSLVELNNDQAKVVKYDGEAYAMYKDNGGQLHAVSSTCTHVHCNVVWNNAEKTWDCPCHGSRFNINGKVLNAPAVKDLSRVHLAEPDETV
- a CDS encoding SDR family oxidoreductase — encoded protein: MSKLKPKEEVNPPQEQPRPGSEEQMKPVPETDPLSKGSGKLQSKRVLITGGDSGIGKAVAKLFASEGAHIALCYLNEDEDADQAKAEIEHWGVNCVLIPADISREDSCREVVRIAVESLGGLDILVNNAATQWEQEDIANISTEQLLKTFSTNFFSCFWVSKYALEHLQEGSCIINTTSVTAYRGSPTLMDYAATKGAIVAFTRSLAGSLVKRGIRVNAVAPGPIWTPLIVSSFDAEKVSEFGSDTPMKRPGQPNEVAPSYLFLASEDNSYMTGQVLHPNGGEIINA
- a CDS encoding YciE/YciF ferroxidase family protein, coding for MAKTSGTTKKTTRSASAGLSAAAGLTDLLKQRLQTIYWAESELVKTLPQLKEQSNSQELQAAITEHIAQTQMHVTRLEEVFNALNEKAGAVKCEGLQGILKEGAVTISRAEQGPVRDAAIIGACQLVEHYEIASYGTLAAYAKVLNEKQVLDLLLKTLTEEKKSDQILSGIADTHLNASAAGQV
- a CDS encoding catalase, yielding MEDNNKSYHNGNDPKAEQLKAYTSNHQGEYLNTNQGLKINDDQNSLKSGERGATLLEDFILREKITHFDHERIPERIVHARGSGAHGFFELYESLEPYTKAKLFTDTSAKTPVFVRFSTVAGSRGSTDLPRDVRGFAVKFYTQEGNYDLVGNNMPVFFIQDALKFPDLVHAVKPEPHNEIPQAASAHDTFWDFIGQMPESMHMIQWLMSDRAIPRSLRMMEGFGVHTFRFINAENKASFVKFHWKPLLGVHSVAWDEAQRISGKNSDFHKQDLWDAIDQGQYPEWELGVQIVTEEEEHNFPFDLLDPTKIIPEEMVPVRRIGKMTLNRNPDNFFAETEQIAFHPGHIIPGIDFTNDPLLQGRLFSYTDTQLSRLGGPNFHEIPINRSIPEVHNHQRDGMHRMQINKGKVAYNPNTLAGGCPFQAKMAEGGFHSYEERIDAKKVRARSRSFFDHFSQATLFYNSQSEAEKRHIQNAFSFELGKVMVEGIRQRIVDMLLEVDVDLAHIVAANLGLLPKKLPQPVTGSIPADGDPEAHHSFKEELPVAASEALSMQNTIRDIRTRRIALLAADGVTGEALVQLKSALVEAGATCKVIAPKQGFISSDDGELVKVDESFLITSSVLYDAVFIADHSNTTLLADCKDALHFVAEAFKHCKAIGATETGNSLLQIALPQEAIQSAGVITDGNTGAFMEAVAQHRFWEREETPVVAA
- a CDS encoding zinc-dependent alcohol dehydrogenase; translation: MKAALIKGPRNISYDTVDDPTIQDGRDIILKVTATAICGSDLHLYSGGIPQVRPMVMGHEFMGIVEEVGKGVNNLKRGDRVVVPFPVACGHCFFCQHDVPGNCENSNPEHYGPEGGLVTEKGGGLFGYSDLYGGYDGGQAQYVRVPYADYGPRIVPENLTDEQVLFLTDIFPTGYTGVDWGELKPGQTVAIFGAGPVGIMAAKSAILRDAGKVIIVDTLQYRLDKAAQLTGCHTILWEDGAKDVVAEIRDLTEGRGADVCIEAVGFEPSRNILEKAKAVINFEAGSVKVLEACMSAVRRSGYVSVLGVYPTTYDNFPIGQFFDKGIILRGGQAPAHKYIDMLMGYVAEGKVKLDDIITHRLPLSQIAHGYEIFNKKEDDCVKVVLDPWK
- a CDS encoding CinA family protein; this translates as MNSDLISKQLSDQLELIKNFCIQNGETIAAAESVTSGVIQFMLSTAQEAQQIYQGGITVYNSAQKAIHLNADPVYAEKVKGVSSELSTQLARSACTLFRSQIGIGITGFATPVPEEGINEVFAYVSITRNGELLVNEKLVPETKGPAAQWEFAETTIQRLATILSNTKH
- a CDS encoding DUF6766 family protein, translated to MASKQSFLKRNGLSIALLLLMLFSLAGQFLTGWSDKNNELILNDEPQLNAWAYLQSGHFIQATFENWESEFLQMALYVLLTVKLFQVGSSESKDPDKEEEVDREPKAKPGAPSPVKKGGVWLWLYSRSLSISFTVLFLASFALHFYGSLKNHNEEQLEEGLPPASWAKYIGDSGFWFESFQNWQSEFLSVASIVILSIWLRQKGSPESKPVDAPHSETGGG